The Clostridium septicum genome contains a region encoding:
- a CDS encoding HAD-IB family hydrolase translates to MGKVAAFFDIDGTIYREGLITEVFKKIIKYELVNENKWYRDVRPSYIKWDKRQGDYDTYLLKMVDIYTDAIKGINKYHIDYIAKRVIEQKGDRVYTFSRERIKWHKDQGHIVIAISGSPVELVREMSKKYKMDDYRGTIYKLGEDNTYNGDIIPMWDHESKLNAITELKDKYDIDLDKSFAYGDTSGDFTMFKSVGNPYAINPTKELIGKVKEDNALMDKIKLIVERKDVTYNLDINTIDII, encoded by the coding sequence ATGGGAAAAGTAGCAGCATTTTTTGATATTGATGGAACTATATATAGAGAAGGTCTTATAACTGAAGTATTTAAAAAAATAATTAAATATGAATTAGTAAATGAAAACAAATGGTATAGAGATGTTAGACCATCATATATAAAGTGGGATAAAAGACAGGGGGATTATGATACTTACCTATTAAAAATGGTAGATATATATACGGATGCTATTAAAGGAATTAATAAGTATCATATAGACTATATAGCTAAAAGGGTTATAGAGCAAAAAGGAGATAGAGTATATACTTTTAGTAGAGAAAGAATTAAATGGCATAAAGATCAAGGACATATTGTAATTGCTATATCTGGTTCACCAGTAGAATTAGTTAGAGAAATGTCTAAGAAGTATAAAATGGACGATTATAGAGGAACTATATATAAGTTGGGAGAAGATAATACTTATAATGGAGATATAATACCTATGTGGGATCATGAAAGTAAGTTAAATGCTATAACGGAATTAAAAGATAAATATGATATAGATTTAGATAAAAGCTTTGCTTATGGAGATACATCAGGAGACTTTACAATGTTTAAATCTGTTGGAAATCCATATGCAATTAATCCAACTAAAGAGCTTATAGGTAAAGTTAAAGAAGATAATGCACTTATGGATAAAATAAAGCTTATTGTAGAAAGAAAAGATGTAACATATAATTTAGATATAAATACAATAGATATAATATAA